One window of the Sparus aurata chromosome 17, fSpaAur1.1, whole genome shotgun sequence genome contains the following:
- the ltap1 gene encoding protein C1orf43 homolog yields the protein MQNESRLSSINVVLVMAFGSLVFVLLFIFVKRQIMRFAMKSRRAPHVPIGHNAPKELRQEIEAKLCQVQKIHFEPRLLSPDDDRLKQPGSYDYLYRMRALDAIRDIDLPFRELGGTSTAVTGKRLRTWLLQLRNSNYILRDSVSSLVYTVLDGYNKARHGAEPFGEAEFLKYHEALTELASIVKSRSSGGSPSQHHQSAAKDLTSTTEPASSSTSPTQTTYLTSMQQRSKRPRHFLELKNFKDNYNTLDS from the exons ATGCAGAATGAGTCCCGCCTGTCGAGCATTAATGTGGTGCTTGTTATGGCCTTTGGAAGTCTG gtatttgttttgctgtttatCTTTGTGAAAAGACAAATTATGCGGTTTGCCATGAAGTCCCGGAGAGCACCACATGTCCCCATTGGCCACAATGCTCCtaag GAGCTGAGACAAGAAATTGAAGCCAAACTGTGCCAAGTCCAGAAAATCCACTTTGAGCCTCGTCTGCTGTCCCCAGACGATGACCGGTTAAAGCAGCCTG GTTCCTATGACTACCTGTACAGGATGAGAGCACTGGATGCCATCAGAGACATTG ATCTCCCTTTCCGTGAGCTGGGCGGGACGTCCACAGCGGTGACCGGTAAAAGACTTCGGACCTGGCTTTTACAGCTGCGGAATTCCAACTACATTTTACGAGACAGCGTGAGCTCCCTTGTCTACACGGTGCTGGATGGGTACAATAAAGCACGACATGGGGCAGAG CCTTTCGGTGAAGCTGAGTTTTTAAAGTATCATGAGGCTCTAACTGAACTGGCCTCCAT cgtcAAGTCTCGCAGCAGCGGCGGCTCTCCGAGCCAGCACCACCAGTCTGCAGCCAAAGACCTGACCAGCACCACGGAGCCTGcaagctcctccacctcccccacccAAACCACCTACCTCACTTCAATGCAGCAGCGCAGCAAGCGGCCCAGACACTTCCTGGAGCTGAAAAACTTCAAAGACAACTACAACACTCTGGACAGCTAG
- the tuft1a gene encoding tuftelin 1a: protein MNGVTRSLCTFEDIRNQEQEEGCRRLRLTLLNQNQPARSKEQYRDKPVGRAFALVQPASDRTSLTPEPVKSTEEQVEVIKVYLEARKQEQHKHQQSLKMLSDEVSQIQEVRYCLKTLREQMAAKNKPLTNGWKVGVPFRKSSSSAPKAGAKTDVQEAEEEAERIKLREVSKRLYAQMQEAEKKHQEERERLQAEGSRLREHLNEQEEKLKTAEEGSERKDRRIEELQRLLGGMEQESASLRESIRNREEELRELRKIREEGQKGEQRTEQLEKEVAILKEKIHHLDDMLKSQQRKVRHMIEQLQNSRMVIQERDRVIKELEEKVAFLEAENREMHDQMDYFLGGQRSNSYLSSERNPQIVYSKPLKPSTTSNKPLPYIKVIEIKS from the exons ATGAACGGAGTGACGAGGAGCCTGTGCACGTTCGAGGACATCAGGAATcaggagcaggag gagGGGTGCAGGCGACTGCGGCTCACGCTGCTCAACCAGAACCAGCCAGCTCGGAGCAAGGAGCAGTACAGGGACAAG CCAGTCGGACGGGCGTTTGCGCTGGTGCAGCCGGCCAGCGACAGGACATCTCTGACCCCCGAACCCGTCAAGTCTacggaggagcaggtggaggtgatcAAG GTTTATCTGGAGGCGCGCAAACAAGAGCagcacaaacaccagcagagccTGAAGATGCTGTCAGACGAAGTTTCACAGATACAGGAG GTGCGGTATTGCCTGAAGACACTGAGGGAGCAGATGGCAGCCAAAAACAAG ccGCTCACAAACGGGTGGAAAGTCGGTGTCCCCTTCAGAAAGAGCAGCTCGTCTGCACCCAAGGCAGGAGCCAAAACTGATGTGCAG gaagcagaggaagaggcagagagaatCAAGCTGAGGGAGGTCAGTAAGCGCTTGTATGCACAGATGCAAGAAGCAGAGAAGAAACACCAGGAGGAGCGAGAGAGGCTGCAG GCTGAAGGCAGCAGGCTGAGGGAGCATCTGAacgagcaggaggagaagctgaagacGGCAGAAGAAGGCAGCGAGAGGAAAGACCGGCGCATCGAGGAGCTCCAGAGGTTGCTGGGAGGGATGGAGCAGGAGAGCGCCAGCCTGCGCGAGTCAATCCGCAACCGCGAGGAGGAACTCCGCGAGCTGCGCAAGATCAGAGAGGAGGGCCAGAAAGGGGAGCAGAG GACTGAGCAGTTGGAGAAGGAGGTGGCTATTCTCAAAGAAAAGATCCACCATCTGGACGACATGCTGAAGAGCCAGCAGAGGAAAGTCAGACACATGATTGAACAG CTCCAGAACTCTCGCATGGTGATCCAGGAGAGGGACCGCGTGAtcaaggagctggaggagaaagtGGCGTTCTTGGAAGCCGAG AACCGAGAGATGCACGATCAGATGGATTACTTCCTGGGAGGACAAAGGTCAAATTCCTACCTTTCATCAGAGCGCAACCCCCAGATCGTCTACAG CAAGCCGCTTAAACCCTCTACCACATCCAACAAACCACTCCCTTACATCAAAGTCATCGAGATCAAGTCATGA